The following proteins come from a genomic window of Labeo rohita strain BAU-BD-2019 chromosome 25, IGBB_LRoh.1.0, whole genome shotgun sequence:
- the ca12 gene encoding carbonic anhydrase 12, with amino-acid sequence MTLKLTFIIFVVCPFASSGVKWAYNGPDGEHNWSSSFPFCGGAFQSPIDFQTELLRYDPNLPPIQVQNYNLSTNEQLTLSNNGHSVQLSLPSHMYISSLPHRYSAAQLHFHWGSSDLLTGSEHTVNGKRFSGEMHIVHFNSEKYPNISMAVDKYDGLAVLGVFIEIGDFNPAFDRFFKFMNGIKYRDQKIQVPAFNIRTLLPARLDEYYRYDGSLTTPPCYPSVLWTVFRRPVTISRKQFLALATALYASHAQETATVPLHGNYRKPQLADNRVVLVSFKDGLHGILSAASPFQRKQVIQKLLVGDLADLADEGLHQLLPKLSSQPVQDKKWKKNKKGHWSQATQKEQWSKNKVPHNTGYSFSARKNVATPWYMGAFDTDKGMCFISLEENVVHQLERYHAKGLMVEALKEVVFPELNLRSYLHCRSDLDLQTIRKLIQGRSRDEAAELEQSLAEAMLKKMRRQINQHRNPNMKTTIGHPPATVPKDFSSALTYRRPQRVEWED; translated from the exons GACCTGACGGAGAACACAACTGGTCCAGCAGCTTCCCATTTTGCGGAGGAGCGTTCCAGTCGCCCATCGACTTCCAAACAGAGCTGCTGAGATACGATCCAAACTTGCCGCCCATCCAGGTTCAAAACTACAACCTGTCGACCAATGAGCAGCTCACTCTCAGCAACAACGGACACTCTG TGCAGTTGTCTTTGCCATCTCACATGTACATCTCCAGCCTCCCTCACCGATATTCAGCAGCTCAGCTCCACTTCCACTGGGGCTCTTCCGATCTGCTGACTGGATCAGAACACACTGTTAATGGCAAACGGTTTTCTGGAGAG ATGCATATAGTACActtcaattctgaaaaataccCCAACATCTCAATGGCAGTAGACAAGTATGATGGATTGGCTGTGCTGGGAGTTTTCATTGAG ATTGGAGATTTCAACCCTGCTTTTGACAGATTCTTCAAATTCATGAATGGGATAAAGTACAGAG ATCAGAAAATACAGGTTCCAGCATTTAACATCCGTACGCTCCTACCAGCCCGTTTAGACGAGTATTACCGCTACGATGGTTCTCTGACCACACCGCCCTGCTATCCCAGTGTGCTATGGACTGTGTTCAGGAGACCAGTCACCATTTCAAGAAAACAG tttttggcactggccacagctctgtatgccTCTCATGCTCAAGAGACTGCTACCGTGCCACTTCACGGAAATTACCGGAAACCACAACTCGCAGATAACAGAGTGGTACTGGTTTCCTTCAAGGACG GACTGCATGGTATTCTTTCAGCGGCGTCCCCCTTTCAGAGGAAGCAAGTCATCCAGAAGCTTCTGGTGGGTGACCTTGCGGACTTGGCTGACGAGGGACTCCACCAGCTTCTGCCAAAGTTGAGTTCCCAACCGGTACAGGATAAAAAGTGGAAGAAGAACAAGAAAGGACACTGGAGCCAAGCAACCCAGAAAGAGCAGTGGTCCAAGAACAAGGTGCCACACAACACTGGCTACTCCTTTTCCGCTAGAAAGAATGTGGCAACACCGTGGTATATGGGAGCATTTGATACAGATAAAGGGATGTGCTTCATATCCCTGGAGGAGAATGTCGTGCACCAGCTCGAGAGATACCATGCAAAGGGTCTGATGGTTGAGGCTCTGAAAGAGGTTGTATTCCCAGAGTTGAACCTCAGGAGTTACTTGCACTGCCGGTCCGATCTAGACCTTCAGACCATAAGAAAACTCATACAAGGACGATCTCGAGACGAAGCCGCCGAGCTCGAACAATCTCTGGCTGAAGCCATGCTCAAGAAGATGAGGAGGCAAATCAACCAGCATAGAAACCCAAACATGAAAACCACCATAGGGCACCCTCCAGCCACAGTCCCGAAGGACTTCAGCTCGGCTTTGACTTACCGCAGACCTCAACGTGTCGAGTGGGAAGATTAG